From Loxodonta africana isolate mLoxAfr1 chromosome 2, mLoxAfr1.hap2, whole genome shotgun sequence, the proteins below share one genomic window:
- the MXD3 gene encoding max dimerization protein 3, producing MEPVASNIQVLLQAAEYLERREREAEHGYASLCPHRSPGPVHRRKKRALQASGALDSGRSVHNELEKRRRAQLKRCLEQLKQQMPLGADCARYTTLSLLRRARVHIQKLEEQERRARRLKEKLRNRQQSLQQQLEQLQAPAGPGERERLRADSLDSSGLSSERWDSDQEELEVDVESLVFGGKAELLRGFSAGQEHSYSHNFSRGNGAWL from the exons ATGGAACCGGTGGCCAGCAACATCCAGGTCCTCCTGCAGGCGGCCGAGTACCTGGAGCGCCGcgagagag AGGCCGAGCACGGCTACGCGTCCCTGTGCCCGCACCGCAGCCCAGGCCCTGTCCACAGGAGGAAGAAGCGGGCCCTCCAAGCTTCTGGCGCGCTGGACAGTGGGCG GTCTGTGCACAATGAGCTGGAGAAGCGCAG GAGGGCCCAGCTGAAGCGGTGCCTGGAGCAGCTGAAGCAGCAGATGCCCCTGGGGGCTGACTGTGCCCGATATACCACCCTGAGCCTCCTGCGCAGAGCCAGGGTACACATCCAG AAGCTGGAGGAGCAAGAGCGACGGGCCCGGCGGCTAAAGGAGAAGCTTCGCAACAGGCAGCAGAGCCTGCAGCAGCAGCTGGAGCAGCTCCAGGCGCCGGCCGGGCCAGGTGAGCGGGAGCGGCTACGGGCAGACAGCTTGGactcctcaggcctttcttctgagcgcTGGGACTCAGACCAAG AGGAGCTGGAGGTGGACGTGGAGAGCCTGGTGTTTGGGGGCAAGGCAGAGCTGCTGCGGGGCTTCAGCGCCGGCCAGGAGCACAGCTACTCACACAACTTCTCACGTGGCAACGGTGCCTGGCTATGA